The sequence CTGCGGCAGTTTCAAAAGCGTGTGGGCGTGACCACCATTTATGTCACCCACGACCAAGTGGAGGCCATGGGACTGGGAGACCGGATCGTGGTGATGAGCCAGGGAAGGATCCGGCAGATAGGCACGCCCCGTGATATTTACCAATGGCCGGCAGATACCTTTGTGGCAACCTTTGTAGGCTCGCCCCCCATGAATATTCTGGGTGAGGGGGAAATCCTGACCGGATTCCGGCCGGAGACCTTCTTGCCGGCCGATTACCTTAGAGAGTGCGGACAGGTGGTCCCCTATCCCTTTGAAGTGACCTGGATGGAGTACTTAGGCGCGGAAAGACTGATTTACGGCAACGTTGGAGAAAAGAGCCACGCCCGCCATGTGGTTGCCCGCCTTCCTGGAAACGTGACCCTGCCTATCGAGGCCGGGCGGACCTACCCCTTCGCCGTATCGGGCTCGGATATACGGTTCTTCGAACGGCAGAGCGGATTGCGGACCGATCGGGGGCCGGCATGAGCTCCGTTCCCCAGGCCGGAATCCGGGATCAGTCCGGGCTGCTGGCCAAACTCATGATCGCCCCGGCCATCCTTTATGTCGTGGCCATGATCGGGGTCCCCTTTATATTAGCCCTGATGTACAGCCTCAGCGATGCCACGACCGGAGAGCCTAATTTTCGCTTTGTGGGTCTACGAAACTTCGGGGCGGCCCTGGCCGACCCGGTCTTTCGTCTTTCCTTGAAAAATACCTTTTTCTTTGCCCTGGTTTCCCAGACTTTGGTCATCATCCTGTCCAGGGTTGTCGCCACTGCTTTGATGAAAGAGTTCCATGGCAAATGGCTGGCCCGCTTCCTGATCATGCTCCCCTGGACGGCACCGATCGCCCTGGGGACCATCGGCTGGTTGTGGATGCTCGATTCGATCTTCAGTCCCTTCGACTGGGTCCTCCGTCGCCTGGGGCTGCTCGGTACACCGAATGCCCTGTTGGGACCGATGCAAAACCTCTACTGGCTCGGCCAACCGGCCCTGGCCATGTTTTCGGTGGTGCTGGTCCATGTCTGGCGATTGCTGCCCCTGGCCACGGTGATTCAAATGGCGGGCTTGAGCTCCATCCCCAGGGACCTCCTGGAAGCCGCCGAAGTGGATGGGGCGTCTCCCTTACGCCGGACTTTTGAGATTACCATCCCCTTGACCCTGCCCATCATCAGCATCGCCTTCCTGTTCGGTCTGGTTTTTACCTTCACCGATGTGACGGTCGTTTATGTGCTGACCCGGGGCGGGCCGATCCATAGTACCCAGGTGCTTTCAACCTGGACTTTCTTTAAAGGAATTGAGGGCGGGGACCTGGCCCAGGGTGCGGCTATTTCCCTCTTTCTCTTTCCGGTCCTGGCCGGTGTGGCTTCCCTGATGCTGCGGATGGCCCGGAAAAGCGAGGTGGTCTGATGAGAAATGTGCGAAAACTGTTGGGCCGCGGGGGCTTTTACTCTTTGGTAGGGGGCTTTGCCTTTTTCGGGGCCTTCCCTTTCTACTGGATGATGATCGCCACCTTCAAAAGGGATCACGATCTCTTCCGGCCGGAAAACAATCCCTTTATCTTTAACGAACCGCCCACCCTGGACCATCTGCGCCTCCTTTTATTTGACACCCACTATCTCCAATATCTTTTAAATACCTTCTGGATCGGTATGGCCGTTGTTTTGATTACCCTGATAGCCGCGGTCCCGGCGGCCTACAGCCTGGCCCGCTGGGCCAGGGGCTGGGGAGAGACCCTGGGGATCGGGATCTTCCTGACCTACCTGGTTCCGCCGACGATCCTGTTCATTCCGCTGTCCCGATTTGCCTCGGCCCTGGGTCTTCAGGAATCGCTTTGGTCCCTGATTCTCATCTATCCGACCTTCACCATCCCCTTTTGCACCTGGCTTTTGATGGGGTTTTTCAAATCCATACCCCGGGATATCGAGGAGCAGGCCATGATCGACGGGCTCTCCCGGTTCGGGGCTATGACCCGGGTGGTGCTGCCCCTGGGCATCTCGGGGATCCTGACGGTGGTGGTCTTCGCCTTTACCCTGTCCATGCACGAATTCATTTATGCCCTGACCTTTATTTCCGTCTCGGTCAAAAAGACGATCTCCATCGGCGTGCCGACCGAACTGGTCCGGGGGGATGTTTTTCAATGGGGTCCGCTGATGGCCGGGGCCCTCCTGGCCAGTATCCCTGTGGCGGTCATTTATACTTTTTTCCTGGACCGGTTTATCTCCGGCTTCACCATGGGGGCCGTAAAGTAGACTCAGGAAGCAGAAAAAGAAGGGGTAAGCATTTTTTTTGTTGATCTCTGATTGACCCCTTACGCACACTATGCTATCTTGGCGTTTAAGGAAACGAAACCCGATTTTCTAAATCTATGCAGGAGGATGACCATGGCAAAATCCAAAGACACCAAGAAGGAAGACAAAAAGAAACCGGCCAAAACCGCCAAGGAAAAGAAAAAGGCCAAGCAGGAAAAGAAAAAGGGAAAATAGCCGTTAGGGATTAATCGGCTATAAAAAGAAAGTCAAAGGACTAAAAGGGTGGGCCTGGTTTGGGGTCAACCCTTTTTTTATTTCTATATTTTTTTGTTTTTTAACCTTTTTTTGTTATAATGGGAATAAGTTGGTGATAAAATAATAAGAAGCGGAT comes from Deltaproteobacteria bacterium and encodes:
- a CDS encoding sugar ABC transporter permease, yielding MIAPAILYVVAMIGVPFILALMYSLSDATTGEPNFRFVGLRNFGAALADPVFRLSLKNTFFFALVSQTLVIILSRVVATALMKEFHGKWLARFLIMLPWTAPIALGTIGWLWMLDSIFSPFDWVLRRLGLLGTPNALLGPMQNLYWLGQPALAMFSVVLVHVWRLLPLATVIQMAGLSSIPRDLLEAAEVDGASPLRRTFEITIPLTLPIISIAFLFGLVFTFTDVTVVYVLTRGGPIHSTQVLSTWTFFKGIEGGDLAQGAAISLFLFPVLAGVASLMLRMARKSEVV
- a CDS encoding carbohydrate ABC transporter permease, which translates into the protein MRNVRKLLGRGGFYSLVGGFAFFGAFPFYWMMIATFKRDHDLFRPENNPFIFNEPPTLDHLRLLLFDTHYLQYLLNTFWIGMAVVLITLIAAVPAAYSLARWARGWGETLGIGIFLTYLVPPTILFIPLSRFASALGLQESLWSLILIYPTFTIPFCTWLLMGFFKSIPRDIEEQAMIDGLSRFGAMTRVVLPLGISGILTVVVFAFTLSMHEFIYALTFISVSVKKTISIGVPTELVRGDVFQWGPLMAGALLASIPVAVIYTFFLDRFISGFTMGAVK